CCCTTTCGAGACATCGATCACATGGTGGAAGCTCCATGTATACGGAGCCTCCAACCAAAAGTTCAGGGGAGCAGGAATCATCCTGGAAAGCCCAACGGGGGTTGTGTACGAGCAATCGGTTAAGTTTGAGTTCCCGGTATCCAATAACCAGGCAAAATACAAGGCCCTTTTGGGAGGCCTAATTCTGGCAAGAGAGGTCGGTGCTTCCACAGTGGAAGTGtgcagcgactcccaggtcgtcacgtcACATATTAATGGAAAGTACCAGGCCAGGGACTCTCTCTTACAAAAATACCTGGAGAGGGTAAAAAAGCTGAGTGAGGAGTTCGACGAGGTCACGGTGTAGCACATTCCGAGAGAGAGGAACACCCGGGCTGACCTCTTATCAAAGCAGGCGAGCACAAAGCCAGGAATGGGGAACCGATCTCTAATTCAAGGTTTAGTGAAGGAACCAACGGTAACCCTGCACATAACACGGGCAACCGACCCTCCCTCTTGGGTGCATCCAATAATTGATTTCATGGAAAAGGGTAAGCTCCCTGATGACGACAAGACGACAAAGGTGCTAAGAAGAGAAGCGGCCAGGTATATGATAATACAAGGACAATTGGTTAAGAAAGGACTCAACCAACCCCTATTGAAGTGCCTACGCCCCGACTAAACAAACTACGTGTTAAGCGAAGTTCACAAGGGATGTTACGGCCATCACATTGAAGGGAAGGCCTTAGCTCGAAAACTCGTCAGGGCAGGTTACTACTGGCCATCAATGATGACGGAATCTAAAGAATTCGTGAAAAATGCAAGAGAACGCCAACTTTCACAAAGCACCAGTGGCTGAACTGAGCCTATTAATGGCCTCCCGACCATTCTCACAATAGGGAGTCGACCTGTTAGAGCCTTTCCCGGTCGGACTTGGACAGGTCAAGTACCTAATTGTTGCCATCAACTATTATACAAAGTGGGTAGAGGCCAAACCGTTGGCTAGCATATCCTC
This sequence is a window from Arachis stenosperma cultivar V10309 chromosome 10, arast.V10309.gnm1.PFL2, whole genome shotgun sequence. Protein-coding genes within it:
- the LOC130956842 gene encoding uncharacterized protein LOC130956842; the protein is MGNRSLIQGLVKEPTVTLHITRATDPPSWVHPIIDFMEKGKLPDDDKTTKGVDLLEPFPVGLGQVKYLIVAINYYTKWVEAKPLASISSANCRKFMWRQIIARFGIPEVVISDNGTQFADKKFGEFLAGLGIKQKFSSKSKQ